A window of the Acidovorax sp. YS12 genome harbors these coding sequences:
- a CDS encoding ribose-phosphate pyrophosphokinase, with amino-acid sequence MQATNPDFLVFTGNANPGLAAEIAAYLGSSLGAADVGRFSDGEVTVEIKQNVRTRDVFVVQSTCAPTNDNLMELLIMVDALKRASAERISAVIPYFGYARQDRRPRSTRVPISAKVVANMLQAVGVNRVLTMDLHADQIQGFFDIPVDNIYASPVLLGDLTQKNYEDLIVVSPDVGGVVRARALAKQLGCDLAIIDKRRPKANVSEVMHVIGDIEGRNCVIMDDMIDTAGTLVKAAEVLKQRGAKKVYAYCTHPIFSGPAIERIAQGSALDEVVVTNTIPLSDTAKGCGKIRQLSVAPLIGETIQRIASGESVMSLFSE; translated from the coding sequence ATGCAAGCCACCAATCCCGATTTTCTGGTCTTCACCGGCAACGCAAATCCTGGCTTGGCGGCCGAGATCGCTGCCTATCTGGGCTCGTCCCTGGGCGCCGCTGACGTCGGCCGCTTTTCCGACGGCGAAGTCACCGTCGAGATCAAGCAGAACGTGCGCACGCGCGACGTGTTCGTCGTCCAGTCCACCTGCGCGCCGACCAACGACAACCTGATGGAACTGCTGATCATGGTCGATGCGCTCAAGCGCGCCTCGGCCGAACGCATCAGCGCCGTCATCCCCTACTTTGGCTACGCGCGCCAGGACCGCCGCCCGCGCTCCACGCGCGTGCCGATCTCGGCCAAGGTGGTGGCCAACATGCTGCAGGCCGTGGGCGTGAACCGCGTGCTGACCATGGACCTGCACGCCGACCAGATCCAGGGCTTCTTCGACATTCCCGTGGACAACATCTACGCCTCGCCCGTGCTGCTGGGCGACCTGACGCAGAAGAACTACGAAGACCTGATCGTCGTCAGCCCCGACGTCGGCGGCGTGGTGCGCGCACGCGCGCTGGCCAAGCAGCTCGGCTGCGACCTGGCCATCATCGACAAGCGCCGCCCCAAGGCCAACGTATCGGAAGTCATGCACGTCATCGGCGACATCGAGGGCCGCAACTGCGTGATCATGGACGACATGATCGACACCGCCGGCACGCTGGTGAAGGCCGCCGAGGTGCTCAAGCAGCGCGGTGCCAAGAAGGTCTACGCCTACTGCACGCACCCGATCTTCTCGGGCCCGGCCATCGAGCGCATCGCGCAGGGCTCGGCGCTCGACGAGGTCGTGGTCACCAACACGATTCCCCTGTCCGACACGGCCAAGGGCTGCGGCAAGATCCGCCAGCTCTCCGTGGCGCCGCTGATCGGCGAGACGATCCAGCGCATCGCCTCGGGCGAATCGGTCATGAGTTTGTTCTCGGAATAA
- a CDS encoding 50S ribosomal protein L25/general stress protein Ctc, protein MKFVAFERAKQGTGASRRLRNAGKTTGIVYGGTAEPQAIELDHNALWHALKKEAFHSSILEMEVAGQTSKVVLRDVQYHPFKQLVLHVDFQRVDDKTKIHLKVPLHFEGAEGSQAVKVEGCTVTPLLHELDVVCMPSQLPEFITVDLSQLNSKSTLGLQAIKLPNGVKAVVRGSNKNPALISIKLPEVVVEAAAAAAPAAAPAKKGKK, encoded by the coding sequence ATGAAATTCGTCGCTTTTGAGCGCGCCAAGCAGGGTACGGGTGCGAGCCGCCGTCTGCGCAATGCCGGCAAGACCACCGGCATCGTCTACGGCGGCACCGCCGAGCCCCAGGCCATCGAGCTAGACCACAACGCCCTGTGGCACGCCCTGAAGAAGGAAGCCTTCCACTCCAGCATCCTGGAGATGGAAGTGGCCGGCCAGACCAGCAAGGTCGTTCTGCGCGACGTGCAGTACCACCCCTTCAAGCAGCTCGTGCTGCACGTGGACTTCCAGCGCGTGGACGACAAGACCAAGATCCACCTGAAGGTGCCGCTGCACTTCGAAGGCGCCGAAGGCTCGCAGGCCGTCAAGGTCGAAGGCTGCACGGTCACGCCGCTGCTGCACGAACTGGACGTGGTGTGCATGCCCTCGCAACTGCCCGAGTTCATCACCGTGGACCTGAGCCAGCTGAACTCCAAGTCCACCCTGGGCCTGCAGGCGATCAAGCTGCCCAACGGCGTGAAGGCCGTGGTGCGTGGCTCCAACAAGAACCCTGCGCTGATCTCGATCAAGCTGCCCGAGGTGGTGGTCGAGGCTGCTGCCGCTGCCGCCCCCGCAGCGGCTCCGGCCAAGAAGGGCAAGAAGTAA